aaaatagtgtttgttgcttgctagatttagaaaattttgtatttattttttctctttcaattgaGTTAAACAACATcagttttctttcttcttcttttttttttaatttttaaatcacaTTAAATGACGTTGTTTTActctttgtaaaaaaattagcataatatagcataattttatatattcgaATGAAATGCCCATTTTATCCCTCTGACGTCAACAACTTTCTAATAGCGGTTAGATGGAAGTAGACGACTGCAATAAAAGACAAACTTCAGGTGGCAcgctacaaaaaaaaagtatttgtgtgtttttaaaaaagaaaaaacaaacaagtggACTGttgataatttctcttaaaataaattaaaaaaagaacaacTTTTGGTTGAGAAATTTTTCAATAGTTGCATCCTAAATAGTAAATACAACCAACTAACATAATcattatttgcatatttttatatgcGTAGCATGATGATATTGGCTTGTTGTACATATTCTTGACGTTCAACACTCATCAATATGACATAAATGTTTTAGCAAttcattctctctatctctctctcaACTTTCCTCTCTCTCAACTTTCGCTCATTTTCCTGACAACCAAACACCTTAGTTcacttaaaatgatttttgcaATTGCTTCTGTGATAACACCAAGTAGTTTAACCGAACAAGCATGTTACTAACTCCATGTTCTTCATCATTGAAGCtttcatattctttttaaattaaggcAAGCTAGCATCATATGCTTCTCAAAACCTTTCGCTTAGATGCTCAATATTAAGCAAGAAGCCAAGAACGAATCTGGCACATGGACATAGAAGCCACCAGTAATTAAGctcttataaattaacaacTATCAATACACATAGAAGCCGGCACATGCATGCATGACTGACGATCACAATCTTAAGCAAGTCAATGAGTTTCAGAAGACATTTTTGGCTTTTGCCTGTGCTCGCAAGCAACTGATGATGAAGTCAGCCTGCTGAAGTCATATGCAATCTTTGGAAATCttcttttctcaaaatttagaaaagcTATGAATAAATGTAATGATGATTGACGACCAAAAAAGGCAAACTTTGCGGAGCAAGGGTGTCGATTGAGACACTGAAGCGACTGGACTTGACGCCGGGGATTGAATAACGGAGGCTTCTACACTTAATCCTTGAGCTAAGAGGACCCCTACTTTAATCCTTGAGCTAAGAGGGCCCCTACTTGAGCTTCCGTGGATGTATCTTCACGAATATAGTGAAAATAAACATATCTCTTCATATCATAAGGTGATTTAATCAAACTGGTATTCTCcacttttattataattcagCTAAATTATTGTGGGTTTCAGTACTTGgccattattttatattatgattgGGTAGTTGtatcataaaatttacaatattaaaatattaaatgaataatttttgttgtgaATTTTGAAAGTTGAAAATCTCACAattgtatgataaaaaatttataatttataattttttattaaaaatactattaaaaaatcatatttatataaatttttatttcataatcagctatatttttttttcactaaccattttaacttttaaattataatattttaatatcaaacaAGATATTAGTTTAATTGGTATGTTATGTTTCcgaaatatcaaataaaaaaaaggctgGAAATAGTAAAAGATATTAATTTAGTCTTCAATCTTATCCCTGCGACAGAAAAAGGAATAATTCAATGAATCAGTCTGCATTATCAAACCTACAGAAACCACTCAGTCGGCATTGTTTGTGCCAAAATTCAACAACTGTAATATACTGCTAGtttccaataaaaaaagagtaatgtaCTGCCTATCCATGTTCATGTTTGTGAAATTTGGTCTCAAGAAACCATCCACGCTTTTTGACCATTCTTAAAAATATGCTGCAGCTCTTAAACGATCTGACAACAAACAACTGGAATAAAGAAttggagaaaataaaataaaaatgaacgAGTAGTAATTTACATTATCAATATGATTCCAAAGCCGAAAATGAAGCAGAAAAACAAGTGCTTGGCTTCTAAATATGGCAACCCACTTCAATGGTTACTAATTCAAGTGAAGAAGTGACTTCAAGTCTTCAATTGAATATCTTTACTTGAAATGCTCTTCACCACTATCTTTATTACTTGGCGCACATTTTGGTGGGGGCTGATTTACTTTATGCCCAAAGCTTCccaaactaataaaaaatttctatataattagtaaaatcACATCAGTGCATGAATGGTTACATGGGAAAGGTTCTAACTCAAGCAACTcgaaattttcttctttttttaacctttataCAAAAGGCCTTGAGTCTTTCCCAGCTTGAGATTGTCATAACTCATAAGAGGAGGATATTGCTGAAATTCTATCTTTCCTTGATGTTAAGAGGCAGCAGAAAATGGAATTTACTTCAGTTTATAGCCGCATTACATATGGTTTTTCCGGCCTTTTGAAGCcgataatgaaaaaaatttgtgttctTTTCActacatataaatataaggTCATCCCCAAATAATAGTCTAATTGGTTTGACCTCTTGTCGTTGAAGCAAAGTGGTTAATTGTtcaattctaaaaagaaatgtttaatttagggtattttatttaaaaagaaattgaagataaattttagaagattttgttttgatcTATCTAATGTAAGAATTACTGTTAGAGATAAATTATTAGGACTTCTATCAATTCTAATATAAGATGTCAGCCTTATTAACTTAAGGTTTCGGATTGAGtggtttttattaatatattatttaaatataaggtTAGGGGTGGATGTAAGTTGTGGCCTAAGaccccttaaaaaaatttcagggAATAATGGAGCCaatttctttgaaagattCTGTATTTTGGCCCCTCGGTTTACAAAGTTTTTATTTCTGATCTCCTTAAAGTTGTAGTTTCTCCATTTTAGACCCATTGGActgtaatatatattattatatatttaatttatacagGTGTTTTCCTAATATTACAATTAACACTCTGTTTGGGACCAGCCTTGATCGGGTGATAAACGCAACCTAAAATAGGCTCCGAGTGATCAGCCTTGATCATACAATTAGCTACTAATTTCAATAGCCCCACGCACACTCACTTCTCTCTATGAAACTAACACACTCCAAAGTAAGTGCCTAGGGAAATTGAAATTAGTTTAACAAAGATAGAGAGAAGTGTAACGATCAAATTTTTACCAAGTAATCCATTCTAGAAATGTCTATTCTTGTGGCCTAGTTCTTTTACCCTTCTGGTGACCATGTTTAATGTCTGaaagattaagaaaataaaatgttaaaaggATTCTTGATATATCTATAcacataattataatgtaattatcTGCATATACAAAACAGgcacacacaaaaataaatgaataaatgcaATAGCATATTATAATAGGAACCACATGAAAATCTTTCTCCATCAAGAGTATATATTATGATATGTATACATGGAAAAATTCAAGACCGttacatacatataaatatgaaaaatattgtgtTTGAAGATAACAAAACTCAATGAGGTAAATAATCAAaggaaaattctataataCCATGAATAAAATTACGATATCAATGTCGtgataaacataaatttataaattacacataTGACCAGTaaatagaatataaaataagtaaattaatataagagtagtaaattgtatttaagtaaattacaaataaaataagcacttgtaaaaataacataaaacttgtaaagcaAATAGTTTATtcctttaatttaataaagcaaaaaaaaatcgctcatcaatttaaaacaaaaaaattgtattgaaaaacaattggaataaattttattaaatttgtttaaccATAAATTCTATATTCATCCTATGAcatttataaacttttttttttcattttctattataGTATTTGTCTACTACATATGCTAAgcaagcaaaattatttttcctgcTATGGATCAAGccattacaaaataaaattatatatcaataaaatttggtctaatttttagttttatacatatttcatgtagtttcaaactttttgcTTACTTGTACTTAAAGATCATTCGGGGTGCAGTCGATAATATTtagaataatgaaaaatcaactTATCTTACAAATAactatgaaaaaaatgaaaagaataatttttcaaaattagattttaagagtaaattttatccttaacaaaatttcacaaaaatcatcatatgtATTATGTAAACCCAAAACtatcattattcaatttaaaaataaaatcaataaatatacaaggtaataattattattataataattttttaatttacatttgtaattttttaatttttaaataactcttatgttaatttacttattttacctcTTATTTATAAGTCTTATATTACATctgtatgtttttattttatttaccaataatacacTGATTTACCActcatataataatttacttattttatcttccatttacaagtcttattttttatttacttaatttatattacattttacacttattattgatttactagttacaagttttatgttatatttatagGTTTTACTTCGTTTActaaaaatacatcaatttaccatttctatgttaatttacttgttttaccttcTATTTACAAATCTTATGTTCCATTTACAtactttatgttttattttacacttaatgttaaTCCATAAGTTTTCtgttatatttgtaagtttttgtttagtttaataataatttactactcctatgttaatttacttgttttaccatccatttacaaatcttatgtttcatttacattatttatgttttattttatatataatgttaatttacaagTGTTATATAACATTTGTtagcttttgttttgtttactattAATACACCAATTTATcattcttatattaatttacttgttttgcATTCCATTTATAAGTCTTATATtcaatttacttaatttatgtttgattttaattatgttatatttgtaagtttttattttgtttactatTGACACAATAATTTGCCACTCATTTGttgatttacttattttaccctctatttatatcatttatattttattttacatttaatattgatttacaagttttatgttatatctataagtttttatttttttactaataatacatcaatttaccaatatttttttgatttacttgttttatcttctatttacaagtcttatgttttatttacatgatttatgttttattttacacttaatgttgatttacaagttttatgttacatttgtaaatttttattttatttactaataaaactCCACTTTATCATCCTAggttaatttacttattttttcttccatttacaaatcttatattccatttacataatttatttcttttttaaatttaattttgatttataaattttatgttaaactTACGTatcttatatttcatttgaacATTTCATGTTTAATTATGGTATTGATGCAGTGATTTTAGAATGACCCTGGGTCGTTCCATGATCCCGTGATTAAAATTACGACACCAATACCATAATTAAActtgaattatataaataaaatgtaaaatatataaatttaacgCAAAGTttgtaaatcaatattaagtgtaaaataaaatataaaattatgtaaatagaatgtaagacttgtaaatataagataaaacaagtaaattaacatatgaGTGATGTAAAACAccaatttaacaattttatattaattaatttattttacctttcATTTATTAGTCTTATgtgtaatttacaaaatttatgtttatcacgatattaatattataattttagtcaCGACTTCATAGAAGTTTCCTTCATATAAATAGGTCTTTGAGCTTCACATGAATAGGTCTTTGAGCCACGTTGAATGAATGAaggtcaaattttttttgtttctttaaatTCTAGACGAGATGAGAGAGGGTTTGAGAGTTTAATAGAAGTTTAACagtttttatgtttttgttaGATCCATTACTCTAGAGTTAGTTTTTGAGTGTGAATTAGTTCCAAAAACTTTATATAGGACACCTAGATATATTCTGAAACCCAGAGAAAGGGGGAACGCATGCATCTAGCACATAAATTCTCTCTTAAAGCTTTTCATTCCATGTATTGCTGAAAGTGTAAAGTAATCCTTACTTCTATTTCGTGTTAGTAATTATGAGCTCTTCCACTTCAAGAACTTTCGTTTTGGCTCCTTCTCATACAGATAAATCATACACAATAGTTACCAAGCTTAGAATTTTTCCCTTTGGCTGGATTCCGAGAAAGTAAATATCGCACTGTTGGTTGATTCTCATCAtacattatttatcttttgacTACaacctctttttttctttggctttttcttttttcttgaaacTAGCAAAAGATAAGAACAGGACACTCTAGGTCCCAATAACTCGGATCACTCGTGCAATATATAATCCTATCCAGATAAAAACATTAGGCTTAGATTTgctctaatttaattttgttgtgaCTCTCATAATCGTAGAGGCATTCCTTAACATGCATGTGATTGACTCTGTCTACTTATAAATTAGCTCATCGTCGTCATCATCTCACAATTTGAGGTGATAACAAACATCTTTTGCTGTCACTTTCTTCAGTCcatatataatacaatttttgagttttaaaagcTAATATTGTTTCTGTACGCAtgttacaataaaaaagagtGAGATAGAAAGGAATGAGAATCTCCTTAGGCTAGCCTTGGttaccctttttttaatttaatttagcaTAAAATTATACAACGCCAAGCTTTAATTTGCTTTTTGCATTCCacattttaaacattttttgtAACCCACTAACAAGCAACCCTTGAGATTCTCTCCACACTATAAATATGAGAGCTTCTGGCTGCAATTCACTACCCCAATAAGAAacattcaaaaagaaaagataaaagctTATTCAGGCTTACTagcttctctctttcttttgtcacTCACTCATAATTATGGCAAAAATGTCAGATGCCCTTGTGCTTGGAAGAGTGGTAGGTGAGGTCATTGATTATTTCACTCCATCTGTGAAAATGACTGTAACTTACAACTCCATCAAGCAGCAAGTATATAATGGCCATGAAATGTTTCCCTCTCAAGTAACTCAAAAACCAAAGGTTGAGGTTCTTGGAGGGGATATGAGATCTTTCTTCACTCtggtaaaaatatttattcccTTGTTTTTCTTGTTCTATTCTATCTTTTTACTCTCTGAACTTATTGATTAGTCGTAATTCTTTATCATTTCCAGATCATGACTGACCCAGATGTTCCTGGCCCAAGTGACCCTTACTTGAGGGAGCACTTGCACTGGTATATTCAAGATTATAACCTCTCTAAAACCCTCcgatgttaatttttataaagacAGTCTCGcaataaatacatttaaaagGAGAGATCTGAAAATTTGTGCCCTATTTCTAGGGTGAATTTATGATTCACATAAAGCATAGCGTTTTACAGTCAcgtataataattaactatttacgtatatgcatatataaaaGATCGTGCATAACATTtaccaaaatttgaaagatgTGATTGTGCAAATTTGTCTGCAAAATCCATGATATCCGAGTCTGAATCCctttatttgacaatcttacAGGATTGTCACCGACATCCCAGGTACCACTGATGCCTCATTTGGTAAGTAATGTTATCTAAAGCAAATTTAGATTCAGTTTTTGATCTgaaaaacaacaattaaatgatttaaagGGTTCACATTTTTGGTGGAAATATTACAGGAAAAGAAGTTGTGAATTATGAAATCCCGAGGCCGAATATTGGGATCCACCGGTTTGTGTTCCTGCTCTTCAAGCAGAAACGAAGACAAACAGAGATGAGTGTACCAGCTTCAAGGGATCGGTTTAACACTAGAAAGTTTGCTGAAGAAAATGACCTTGGCCTGCCTGTGGCTGCTGTCTTTTTCAATGCACAAAGGGAGACTGCTGCTCGAAGACGCTGATGATGATCAAGAagcatataatataaaaataggtaacaaaatatttcagctaattaataatgataagaaTTGGAACACGAGAATGGAAGGAGGACTTATGCTCTTCGAGTACTGAAGACTCTTATTGGTTATATTAAGTGTGTTATTATCTGTATCTTTAacttatttagaaataaatttctttaaaaataatcatattgaatggaattaattattgatatttataattagacaTGTATTTGGAACTTCCTTTAGATGACTCTATATTGCTAGATCAAGTGTATTAAATAGGATTCATATTTCTATactcattaataattaattaaaaaataattacatccATGTGAGTAGGGGTGTTCATGGATCAAATTTTACGGATTAGATATGGATtatcaatccatatccgatccaCGAATTTacggattataaatttttaatccaatccaatctacggatttgtgaaatttaatccaaattcaatccATACGTTTGCGGATCGCATGCACATTTAGCATAATctatatccaatccaccattttacAGATTAATTTGTGGGCTAAAAAGTTTTACTTATGTCTTACCCAtgaactaactaaataaaaaatttaatataaaaatgattttactaccaatcaaattcaaaattaaataaattaattgtttaaataaagttagaaaatacattcaaagttttaaaatataatacactaaaaagaaaaaaatattatttgtttagatCAGTACATGGAAATTAATTGCTAATGAagctatattttttatttaatttattttatatatattattagataagacataatatgatattaatataactattttaacttatttatttagtaataagta
This window of the Citrus sinensis cultivar Valencia sweet orange chromosome 8, DVS_A1.0, whole genome shotgun sequence genome carries:
- the LOC102615173 gene encoding CEN-like protein 2, which codes for MAKMSDALVLGRVVGEVIDYFTPSVKMTVTYNSIKQQVYNGHEMFPSQVTQKPKVEVLGGDMRSFFTLIMTDPDVPGPSDPYLREHLHWIVTDIPGTTDASFGKEVVNYEIPRPNIGIHRFVFLLFKQKRRQTEMSVPASRDRFNTRKFAEENDLGLPVAAVFFNAQRETAARRR